One window from the genome of Podospora pseudocomata strain CBS 415.72m chromosome 6, whole genome shotgun sequence encodes:
- a CDS encoding hypothetical protein (EggNog:ENOG503NVFU; COG:S), with protein MASHHQSPTKHTMRTRRRNSMAGSERSVGSKKPLPPYPSRQLTILALCRICEPIAFMSIFPYIWHMVRDFKITEDESQISFYAGMVTSAFTFAEFSTSFIWGRLSDKIGRKPVLLMGMTGTGISVIMFGFAPNLWVALGARALGGFLNGNIGVLQTTVAELVTVKAHQPKAYTVMPLVWCIGSIVGPMIGGWLAKPVEGFPGCFSRDGIFGTFPYLLPNLFSAICVFIGVIVGLLFLEETHAERKHRRDPGIELGRSLMSRIWGSEKVEENKGKLPAKAVPEEERPLLSENDELLPGYRTGSARSSSPPDTVSEESLDLEEGGGLELAEAERAPAGKVFSRAVIMVIISYGILAFHTMAFDSLLPVFLSTSPPATEIPAKLPFKFADGFGWDTQTIGFILSVQGVYSLASTRLLFPFVANKIGALRLFKIMSVLYPLLYLFTPYIVLLPDSLRKLSVYGIVVWKMTFSTLAYPSNAILLANSAPTTLTLGSINGAAAMTASLCRALGPIISGFFYTQGMESGYSGLSWWVAGLVAVMGAWVGLQITEPKGRMDEKEDMDETTEDEPRTTTTPNKDDRTRPSP; from the exons ATGGCCAGCCATCATCAGTCACCAACAAAGCACACAATGAGGACGAGACGACGCAACAGCATGGCCGGCAGCGAGAGATCAGTCGGCTCCAAGAAGCCACTTCCACCATATCCATCAAGACAGCTCACCATTCTCG CTCTTTGCCGGATATGCGAACCCATCGCCTTCATGTCCATCTTTCCATACATTTGGCATATGGTGAGAGACTTCAAGATCACAGAGGATGAGAGCCAGATATCCTTCTATGCTGGCATGGTGACCTCGGCCTTCACCTTCGCCGAGTTTTCCACCAGCTTCATCTGGGGAAGATTGAGTGACAAAATTGGGCGCAAGCCTGTTTTGTTGATGGGAATGACTGGAACCGGTATCAGCGTGATCATGTTTGGCTTTGCGCCGAATCTTTGGGTTGCCCTCGGTGCTCGAGCACTCGGTGGCTTTTTGAACGG AAATATCGGAGTTTTGCAAACTACTGTCGCGGAATTGGTCACGGTCAAAGCACATCAAC CCAAAGCATATACGGTGATGCCGTTGGTATGGTGCATAGG ATCTATCGTTGGGCCTATGATCGGAGGCTGGCTCGCAAAGCCCGTTGAGGGCTTCCCGGGTTGCTTCTCGCGTGACGGTATTTTTGGCACATTCCCCTACCTGcttcccaacctcttcaGCGCCATCTGCGTCTTTATCGGTGTGATCGTCGGCCTCTTGTTTCTCGAAGAGACACACGCTGAAAGGAAGCACCGGCGTGATCCCGGTATCGAACTGGGCCGATCTTTGATGTCTCGGATCTGGGGGTCCGAAAAGGTGGAAGAGAACAAGGGGAAGCTGCCGGCCAAAGCCGTCCCAGAAGAGGAGCGACCTCTGTTGTCGGAAAACGACGAGCTGCTGCCCGGTTATCGAACGGGCTCTGCACGATCGTCGTCGCCTCCAGACACTGTTTCGGAGGAGTCACTCGatcttgaggagggagggggcctTGAGCTGGCAGAGGCCGAGAGGGCACCTGCAGGCAAGGTTTTCTCCCGAGCCGTGATCATGGTGATCATCTCTTACGGTATTCTTGCCTT TCACACAATGGCCTTTGACTCACTCCTGCCGGTTTTCCTCAGCACCAGCCCACCTGCGACCGAAATCCCAGCAAAACTACCATTCAAGTTTGCTGACGGTTTCGGCTGGGACACCCAAACGATTGGCTTTATCCTCTCGGTTCAAGGCGTGTACTCACTGGCATCGACAAGGCTTCTCTTTCCGTTTGTTGCCAACAAGATCGGAGCGCTTCGACTGTTCAAGATCATGTCTGTCTTGTACCCGCTCCTCTACCTTTTTACGCCATACATTGTCCTTCTCCCCGACAGCCTTCGCAAGCTTAGCGTGTACGGCATCGTTGTCTGGAAGATGACGTTTTCAACTCTGGCGTATCCGAGCAatgccatcctcctcgccaactcgGCCCCGACGACACTGACTTTGGGAAGCATCAACGGCGCGGCCGCCATGACAGCAAGCTTGTGCCGAGCACTCGGACCGATAATATCAGGATTCTTCTATACGCAAGGTATGGAAAGCGGTTACTCTGGTCTGTCGTGGTGGGTTGCCGGGCTGGTTGCCGTCATGGGCGCTTGGGTTGGCCTCCAAATCACCGAGCCCAAGGGACGGatggatgagaaggaggacaTGGACGAGACGACCGAGGATGAACCAAGGACGACAACCACACCAAACAAGGACGATCGCACAAGGCCTTCGCCATAG
- a CDS encoding hypothetical protein (COG:B; EggNog:ENOG503NX6Y), with protein sequence MPAPATSSHAPPSPDLQHPSKRMRQSSPGPDKDSPASLSLSAGANSPLATPTHEHPLSAAGGLDGSAKVGQSSSFRNVSACNRCRLRKNRCDQKLPSCASCEKAGVACVGYDPITKREIPRSYIFYLEKRVEQLEGILREKGVGFPRAEELEWCSKVGGVNGGVRGEVEQMEDGGQMSAKEGGGNGEDEGGVVARRETVRRGADKGQGRHLGSTTGISFARVVFAAVQSSVSDQRSNSDKGGIRPYRPPAGGVNNGTTTSMRDSFFGLHTKPTIHPATFPSKELGLKLINLYFEHANPQMPVVHRVDFMQMFEQAYAEGAERVRGPRELYCLNMVFAIGAGIILAESKGDQGTKQCQPEEYHASAIVHLEACLGSGGGLEELQAVLLLANFALLRPVPPGLWYIIGVAVRLAVDLGLHYEDGKDVDAGLGGEQQRENAASERGRREYTRDMRRRLWWCTYSFDRLVSVCVGRPFGISDQVITTEFPSLLDDKYITPNGFLEAPPNAPTYKLVAHHYFRLRLLQSEISQVLQYQQARVARDFGQNQKNPHMHTSLPSPFLSRFDSFRSWRINIDKRLYEWKMTAPKKQDTGVAFLTDFLDLNYWQAIIMLYRQSLSVPEMFEGEYHTAKEVESPSVHSVELREDEDRVYLKVAEAGQKILRLYRQLHLAGLVNHTYLTTHHLFVAGISYLYAIWHSPIVRSRLSMDEVDFTILAATSVFTDLMDKCPPAEACRDAFDRTVKATLKMVNARGGFGQKHPPPAPPAGASSTTSRNNDHHRMDWSSRSDTASLSSSSHHHQHHYRQPRPAPPHRTSSSIDQISDIKSEAYSTTPSQFSAFQNQYRPQLKTEGDGFSLMRNLPGPPRSNASSVNDGPLTPEAGMPSPAGGLASPGGVGGLGSPVISMGPPQQQQQGGGMFSPGLLSYNDLRGVEFLQGGLGGVGGGAGGQEGMMDTNMDLGFGMGWDGGLGQHDFSDGAGGLDLFDGFFFGGQQGSGGVGGGVGGGL encoded by the exons atgcCGGCACCGGCCACCTCGTCTCAtgcacccccctcccccgacctccaacacccctccAAACGAATGCGCCAGTCTAGTCCCGGCCCCGACAAAGACTCACCTGCCTCGTTATCCCTCTCCGCGGGCGCGAACTCGCCTCTGGCAACACCGACGCACGAGCACCCCctttctgctgctggtgggctGGACGGCTCGGCCAAAGTGGGACAGTCGTCCAGTTTCAGGAATGTCTCTGCGTGTAATCGGTGTCGGCTGAGGAAGAATAGGTGTGATCAGAAGCTGCCGAGCTGTGCGAGTTGCGAGAAGGCGGGTGTGGCTTGTGTGGGGTATGATCCGATCACGAAGAGGGAGATACCGAGGAGTTATATCTTTTatttggagaagagggtggagcAGTTGGAGGGGATAttgagggaaaagggggttgggtttccgagggccgaggagctggagtGGTGTAGCAAGGTTGGGGGGGTCAATGGGGGAgtgagaggggaggttgaacaGATGGAAGATGGGGGGCAGATGTCAgcaaaagagggagggggtaatggggaggatgagggcggggttgtggcgaggagggagacggtgagGAGAGGAGCAGATAAAGGGCAGGGGAGGCATCTGGGCTCTACCACGGGGATATCGTTTGCGAGGGTTGTTTTTGCGGCGGTGCAGAGCTCCGTGTCGGATCAGAGGTCGAACTCGGATAAGGGAGGGATAAGACCGTATAGACCGCCGGCAGGGGGGGTGAATaatgggacgacgacgagtaTGAGGGATTCGTTTTTTGGTTTGCACACCAAGCCTACGATACATCCTGCGACGTTTCCGAGTaaggagttggggttgaagcTGATAAACCTGTATTTTGAGCATGCGAACCCTCAGATGCCGGTGGTGCATAGGGTGGATTTTATGCAGATGTTTGAGCAGGCTTATGCAGAGGGGGCGGAGAGAGTGAGGGGGCCGAGGGAGCTGTATTGTTTGAATATGGTGTTCGCGATCGGGGCGGGAATTATACTGGCGGAGAGCAAGGGGGATCAGGGGACGAAGCAGTGCCAGCCGGAGGAGTACCATGCGAGTGCGATTGTGCATTTGGAGGCGTGTTTGGGAagtgggggtggtttggaagAACTACAGgctgtgttgctgctggcgaaCTTTGCGTTGCTGAGGCCAGTGCCGCCGGGGTTGTGGTATATTATTGGCGTggcggtgaggttggcggtggatTTGGGGCTGCATTATGAAGATGGGAAGGATGTGGATGCTGGACTTGGTGGTGAACAGCAAAGGGAGAATGCGGCgagtgagagggggaggagggagtatACGAGGGATATGAGGAGAagattgtggtggtgtaCGTATTCGTTTGATCGGCTGGTCAGTGTTTGTGTGGGGAGGCCGTTTGGGATTTCGGATCAGGTTATCACGACCGAGTTCCCTTCCTTGCTGGACGACAAGTACATCACGCCAAACGGGTTTCTGGAAGCGCCACCGAATGCACCGACCTATAAGCTGGTTGCTCATCATTATTTCAGGCTGAGGTTGCTACAGTCTGAGATCTCGCAGGTACTGCAGTATCAGCAGGCGAGGGTTGCGAGGGATTTTGGGCAGAATCAGAAGAACCCCCATATGCACACTTCGCTACCGTCGCCGTTCCTGTCGAGGTTTGACTCGTTCAGGTCCTGGAGGATCAATATCGATAAGAGATTGTATGAGTGGAAGATGACAGCACCAAAGAAGCAAGATACAGGTGTGGCCTTCTTGACGGACTTTTTGGACCTCAACTACTGGCAGGCTATTATCATGTTGTATCGGCAGAGTTTGAGTGTGCCCGAGATGTTCGAGGGCGAGTATCACACTGCCAAGGAAGTGGAAAGCCCATCTGTCCACAGCGTGGAGCTTCGCGAGGATGAAGATCGTGTGTATCTCAaggtggcggaggcgggCCAGAAGATTCTGAGGCTATACAGGCAGCTTCATCTGGCTGGGCTGGTCAACCATACATATCTGACGACGCACCATCTGTTTGTTGCTGGAATTTCGTATCTTTACGCGATTTGGCACTCGCCCATTGTTAGAAGTCGACTG TCCATGGACGAAGTAgacttcaccatcctcgccgccacaTCAGTCTTCACCGACCTGATGGACAAGTGCCCCCCAGCCGAAGCTTGCCGCGACGCCTTTGACCGCACGGTGAAAGCAACGCTCAAGATGGTAAACGCCCGAGGTGGCTTCGGCCAGAAACACCCCCCACCAGCTCCACCAGCAGGAGCTTCTTCGACCACCTCTAGAAACAATGATCATCATAGAATGGACTGGTCATCCAGATCAGACACTGCTTCTCTGTCGAGCAGttctcaccatcatcaacaccactaCAGACAACCTCGCCCTGCACCGCCACATCGTACCTCGAGTTCGATCGACCAAATATCCGATATTAAGTCGGAGGCGTattccaccaccccttcacaATTCTCCGCCTTCCAAAATCAATACCGACCCCAACTGAAGACAGAAGGAGACGGCTTCTCCCTCATGCGCAACCTACCTGGTCCACCAAGGTCAAACGCCAGTTCTGTGAATGATGGGCCGTTGACTCCAGAAGCAGGTATGCCCTCTCCTGCTGGGGGACTGGCTTCGCCGGGAGGGGTAGGGGGGTTAGGGTCGCCGGTTATCAGTATGGgacctcctcagcagcagcaacaaggaggggggatgtttAGTCCGGGACTGTTGTCGTATAATGACTTGCGGGGGGTGGAGTTTTTGCaaggtgggcttgggggtgttggtggtggtgctggtgggcaggaggggatgatggataCGAATATggatttggggtttgggatggggtgggatggggggttggggcaGCATGATTTCAGTgatggggcgggggggcTGGATCTGTTTGATGGGTTTTTCTTTGGGGGGCAGCAAGGAtctgggggggtgggagggggtgttgggggtgggttgtgA
- the PHO5 gene encoding acid phosphatase pho5 (EggNog:ENOG503NTWV; COG:P) gives MTKTAGGNNAYHNFNNDFLHIKDVNERRRLALAEVDRAPFGWYHIRAILVAGVGFFTDSYDIFTVSLLTLMLGIVYYPGVGKMPTTSDTAIKMATSAGTVIGQVGFGTLADIVGRKQMYGLELILIIIATLAQALTSSSPSMNIVGVIIFWRILQGVGIGGDYPLSSIITSEFATTKWRGAMMGAVFAMQGLGQLGAAFVMLFITLGFKKSLEPAPTLATCTGDCGVAVDQMWRILIGFGAVPGCIALYYRLTIPETPRYTFDVQMDVEKASADAEAYLKGEPEGKPDIVAQAITQQTAQKKLEIPKASWSDFFRHYSKRKNAMLLAGTALSWCFLDIAYYGVSLNNATILDVIGYSTNNAKNTYEILYNTAIGNMIIVLAGAVPGYWVTVFTVDTIGRKPIQFMGFGILTVLFVVMGFAYDKLSPKGLLAIFVLAQFFFNFGPNATTFIVPGECFPTRYRSTSHGISAAMGKIGSIIGSSAIAPLRTRGATPGNPNPWMDHVLEIYALFMLLGLGTTAMIVETKRKTLEELAGEYDMSDEETASSTDNKVEGEVPAVRGANGGGESDDQIRQHA, from the exons ATGACCAAAACTGCCGGAGGCAACAATGCCTACCACAACTTCAACAATGACTTCCTCCACATCAAGGATGTCAACGAACGCAGGCGTCTTGCCCTCGCCGAAGTAGACAGAGCTCCCTTCGGTTGGTACCATATCAGAGCTAttcttgttgctggtgttggtttCTTTACCGATTC ATATGACATCTTtaccgtctccctcctcaccctaATGCTTGGCATTGTCTACTATCCCGGCGTTGGCAAGATGCCCACCACTTCCGACACGGCTATCAAGATGGCGACATCGGCCGGTACTGTCATCGGTCAAGTCGGCTTCGGTACCCTCGCCGATATCGTCGGTCGCAAGCAAATGTACGGTCTCGAGTTGATCCttatcatcatcgccaccctcgcccaagccttgacctcgtcgtcgccttCAATGAACATCGTCGGCGTCATCATCTTTTGGCGTATCCTTCAA GGCGTCGGTATCGGCGGTGACTACCCCCTctccagcatcatcacctccgagttcgccaccaccaaatgGCGCGGTGCCATGATGGGCGCCGTCTTCGCCATGCAAGGTCTCGGCCAGCTCGGCGCCGCCTTCGTCATGctcttcatcaccctcggCTTCAAGAAATCCCTCGAACCAGCCCCCACCCTCGCAACCTGCACCGGCGACTGCGGCGTGGCCGTCGACCAAATGTGGCGTATCCTCATCGGCTTCGGTGCCGTGCCCGGTTGCATCGCCCTCTACTACCgcctcaccatccccgaaACCCCCCGCTACACCTTTGACGTGCAAATGGACGTGGAGAAAGCCTCCGCCGACGCGGAAGCCTATCTCAAGGGTGAGCCCGAGGGCAAGCCAGATATCGTCGCCCAGGCCATCACCCAGCAAACCGCCCAAAAGAAGCTCGAAATCCCCAAGGCATCCTGGTCTGACTTCTTCCGTCACTACTCCAAGCGCAAGAATGCCATGCTTTTGGCTGGTACGGCTCTGTCATGGTGCTTCCTCGACATCGCCTACTACGGCGTCAGTCTCAACAATGCCACCATTTTGGATGTGATCGGGTACTCGACCAACAACGCGAAAAACACCTACGAGATCCTCTACAACACCGCCATAGGAAACATGATCATTGTCCTTGCCGGTGCCGTACCGGGTTACTGGGTCACTGTCTTCACCGTTGACACCATCGGTCGCAAGCCCATTCAGTTCATGGGTTTCGGTATCCTCACTGTCCTCTTCGTCGTAATGGGCTTCGCGTACGATAAGCTCTCCCCCAAGGGTCTCCTAGCTATCTTTGTCCTCGCGCAGttcttcttcaactttgGTCCCAACGCGACTACTTTCATCGTGCCAGGGGAGTGCTTCCCTACGAGGTACCGGTCTACGTCGCATGGTATCAGTGCCGCGATGGGCAAGATTGGCTCGATTATCGGTAGCAGTGCGATTGCTCCTTTGAGGACAAGGGGCGCCACGCCTggtaaccctaacccctgGATGGATCACGTTTTGGAAATTTACGCCTTGTTCATGCTGCTCGGTCTGGGGACTACGGCTATGATTGTCGAGACCAAGAGGAAGACgctggaggagttggcgGGGGAGTATGATATGTCTGATGAGGAGACTGCCTCTAGCACTGACAACAAggtcgagggtgaggtgCCGGCTGTGAGGGGGGCGAATGGGGGGGGTGAGAGTGATGATCAGATCAGGCAGCATGCCTAG
- the HGH1 gene encoding Protein hgh1 (BUSCO:EOG09262F7P; COG:S; EggNog:ENOG503NVZ9) yields the protein MPTELEELVGFIAHPNPQIRLVAIENLVPYSVSDPSIFKRENLTPVKHLKFLIRDHPKIAEHALTILINLTADASVVEFVASDEKFLGIALGLLVDPKEPNANLLAMLLANMTKWDGLKDIISRKQPAPESLHSDELVLNQLMDLFVKGADGSYNKHADYDYLAYALADLSKHEEIRRFFLSEQEYDSVLPLNKIKVFTEHKSDIRRKGVANIIKNVAFDVPSHPKFLDEDQINILPYLLLPIIGNEQYDEDEMLDMLPDLQLLPPDKQRDTDNNNIHTHIETLTLLTTTREGRDLMRNVKVYPVIRETHLRVEDDGVREACERLVNVIMADEAENGAEKAIEEEDNDDNRIVEI from the exons ATGCCCACAGAACTTGAAGAG CTCGTAGGGTTCATTGCCCACCCGAACCCGCAGATTCGGTTGGTAGCCATTGAGAACCTGGTGCCATATTCGGTTTCAGATCCTTCCATTTTCAAGAGGGAGAACCTCACTCCCGTCAAGCACCTCAAGTTTCTGATACGAGACCATCCT AAAATTGCCGAACATGCCCTCACCATTCTCATCAACTTGACAGCAGATGCTAGTGTTGTGGAGTTTGTCGCATCAGATGAGAAGTTCCTCGGAATTGCATTAGGCCTGCTGGTC GATCCAAAGGAGCCCAATGCAAATTTGTTGGCTATGTTGCTTGCCAACATGACAAAGTGGGATGGACTGAAGGACATCATCAGCCGCAAACAACCTGCTCCTGAGAGCCTCCACTCGGATGAGCTTGTCCTCAACCAACTGATGGATCTCTTTGTTAAGGGCGCCGACGGGTCTTACAACAAGCACGCTGATTACGACTACCTCGCATATGCATTGGCTGATCTTTCGAAACACGAAGAGATTCGCCGATTCTTCCTGTCTGAGCAGGAGTATGACAGTGTCCTTCCCCTGAACAAGATCAAGGTTTTCACCGAGCACAAGTCCGATATCAGGAGGAAGGGTGtagccaacatcatcaaaaaTGTTGCCTTCGACGTGCCATCACATCCTAAATTTTTGGATGAGGATCAGATCAACATTCTGCCGTATCTGCTTCTTCCCATCATTGGAAATGAGCAGTacgacgaggatgagatgTTGGATATGCTGCCAGATCTGCAGCTCTTGCCACCCGACAAGCAAAGAGACACggacaacaacaatatcCATACACATATTGAGACACTAACACTCCTCACCACGACaagagaagggagggatCTCATGAGAAATGTGAAGGTGTATCCTGTCATCCGCGAAACCCATCTCCGGGTCGAGGACGACGGTGTTCGCGAGGCTTGTGAGCGGCTGGTAAACGTCATTATGGCTGACGAGGCTGAGAATGGCGCTGAAAAGGCgatagaggaggaggacaatgACGACAACAGGATAGTTGAGATCTAA
- the ENP1 gene encoding snoRNA-binding rRNA-processing protein (EggNog:ENOG503NVIT; COG:W; BUSCO:EOG09263KZJ) — protein MPKAPSSLPGKKRHNPLADDLVATGVLKNKPSKRKTKAEPEEGERYVDSRASKNILAMSRELLQEDEQQSEEEKGGERGAFDFNPSNFDSREQDEELYGEDETWGDEEEEVEEIEVEAGDLEVFHKFIKPSMEDDPLLTHGWDMKGDGGQEQQQGGGQDLAEMILAKIAEHEAQQQGGWHDDNPADEEHVLPPKVIEVFEKIGMFLSRYRSGPLPKPLKVLPQIPGWEAILQVTQPHNWTHHAVFAVTRIFVAAKPKVVQRFMEMVVLDHVREDISENKRLNVHLFNALKKGLYKPAGFFKGFLRPLVASGVTLVEARVVSGVLTRVSIPVIHSAMALKELCDFAAEMVSSKNESVSAVNYLIKVLLDKRYALPWQCIDSLVFHFHSWWLIEDLHKQKKRSESSEQAPVDDGKFDAVKKYLDRLPEAEKPVPEQKTDVEPNTKGRRVRFGRVLWHRRRSTRATDNSNPSLSDMDRKERPSGPAIWLTQFPGGEATRVHTPPYKEDTVDGRPRSLFFDVARPNSRHDQTPSETSSTREKVGIRTSRSSPLNVKSRGRRSQQRSSASGASGRGLGGSISPYRVPSPRKAKEDGSPSRSKSGPAKTREKTRSPLATTPKESVKEWWDAPLRTPDTPPSTPTPRTRVTRATTGTAAMFKFDVPEHLPSSPMCPANPKNPKSLGKGVCVYHGRRRSSRFGLAGSDSLLSPKVEREEAAYDDGSNSM, from the exons ATGCCGAAAGcaccctcctctctcccCGGCAAGAAACGCCATAACCCTCTGGCCGACGATTTGGTCGCCACCGGAGTCCTCAAGAACAAGCCCTCAAAGCGAAAGACTAAGGCCGAGcccgaggaaggagagagatATGTCGACTCTCGCGCAAGCAAGAATATTCTGGCGATGAGCCGGGAGCTACTCCAGGAAGATGAGCAGCAAagcgaagaagaaaaaggcggAGAACGAGGAGCCTTCGATTTCAACCCGTCAAACTTCGACAGTCGCGAGCAGGATGAAGAACTTTACGGCGAAGACGAAACTTGgggggacgaagaggaggaagtagaGGAGATTGAAGTAGAGGCTGGTGACCTGGAGGTGTTCCATAAGTTCATCAAGCCCTCTATGGAGGACGATCCGCTCCTTACGCATGGCTGGGATATgaagggtgatggtggtcagGAGCAACAACagggtggtggacaagatCTGGCCGAAATGATCCTGGCCAAGATCGCTGAACATGAAGCTCAGCAACAAGGCGGGTGGCACGACGACAACCCGGCCGACGAGGAACACGTTTTGCCACCAAAGGTCATCGAAGTCTTTGAAAAGATTGGAATGTTTCTTTCTCGGTACCGTAGTG gCCCTCTCCCGAAGCCGCTAAAGGTGCTCCCTCAGATCCCCGGCTGGGAAGCCATACTCCAGGTCACTCAACCCCACAACTGGACTCATCATGCCGTCTTTGCTGTCACCAGAATCTTCGTGGCAGCCAAGCCAAAGGTTGTCCAGCGGTTCATGGAGATGGTTGTTCTTGACCATGTCCGTGAGGACATCTCCGAGAACAAGAGGTTAAATGTACATCTATTTAACGCTTTGAAGAAAGGTCTATACAAGCCGGCTGGTTTCTTCAAGGGATTCCTTCGGCCATTAGTTGCCTCAGGGGTTACTCTTGTCGAAGCTCGTGTCGTAAGTGGTGTTCTCACACGCGTGTCGATCCCCGTGATACATTCGGCCATGGCCCTCAAAGAGTTGTGCGATTTTGCGGCGGAGATGGTTTCATCGAAGAACGAGTCTGTTAGTGCCGTTAACTACCTGATCAAGGTTCTTCTCGATAAACG ATACGCTCTGCCCTGGCAATGTATCGATAG CCTAgtcttccacttccacag TTGGTGGCTGATTGAGGATTTACACAAACAGAAGAAACGAAGCGAATCCTCGGAACAAGCCCCTGTCGACGATGGCAAGTTTGATGCAGTCAAGAAGTATCTCGATCGCCTGCCCGAGGCGGAGAAGCCGGTCCCAGAACAGAAGACTGATGTCGAACCGAACACCAAGGGCCGTCGTGTGCGCTTTGGAAGAGTGTTGTGGCATCGCCGGAGGTCGACCCGAGCAACGGACAACTCAAACCCGAGCTTGTCAGATATGGACCGCAAAGAACGACCCA GCGGTCCGGCGATATGGTTGACACAGTTTCCAGGCGGA GAGGCAACTCGTGTCCATACTCCGCCCTACAAAGAAGACACAGTCGACGGACGACCGCGTAGTCTCTTCTTTGACGTAGCTCGGCCAAACAGTCGACACGATCAAACTCCATCCGAAACATCCTCTACGCGAGAGAAAGTCGGTATCCGAACCTCCCGGTCGTCCCCATTGAATGTGAAGAGCCGTGGCAGAAGATCGCAACAGAGAAGTTCGGCCAGCGGCGCATCGGGAAGAGGTCTTGGGGGCAGCATCTCGCCGTACAGAGTTCCATCGCCCCGTAAGGCGAAAGAGGATGGCTCCCCAAGTCGGAGCAAAAGCGGACCTGcaaaaacaagagaaaagaCCAGATCTCCCcttgccaccaccccaaaagAAAGCGTCAAAGAGTGGTGGGACGCACCTTTAAGAACGCCAGACACCCCACCTTCTACACCGACACCCCGAACCCGGGTCACGAGAGCAACCACGGGGACAGCGGCGATGTTCAAGTTTGATGTGCCGGAGCACTTGCCCAGCAGTCCCATGTGCCCTGCCAATCCCAAGAATCCCAAGTCactggggaagggggtctGCGTG TATCATGGGAGACGACGGAGTTCACGTTTTGGGTTGGCGGGGTCTGATTCTTTGCTTTCTCCGaaggttgagagggaggaggcggcttATGACGATGGGAGTAATTCTATGTAA